From the Serratia nematodiphila DZ0503SBS1 genome, one window contains:
- a CDS encoding dihydrofolate reductase family protein, with protein sequence MKCSVYIATSVDGFIAGPDGDIDWLLRPEYAVSLLNGLSFEAFVADIDALVMGRHTYDKVRAFPEWPYGALPVVVLSTQPPAPHATGHVRWMNGEPAAIVAQLAEQGCRHLYIDGGQTVQRFLQAGLIDELTITRVPLLLGGGIPLFDADGQEQRLRLLAVTSSDNGFVQERYAVQRAP encoded by the coding sequence GGCCCGGATGGCGACATCGACTGGCTGCTGCGGCCCGAATATGCGGTTTCGCTGCTCAATGGGTTGAGTTTTGAAGCGTTTGTCGCCGACATCGACGCGCTGGTGATGGGCCGCCATACCTATGATAAAGTCCGCGCCTTTCCCGAGTGGCCTTATGGCGCACTGCCGGTGGTGGTGCTGTCGACGCAGCCGCCCGCGCCGCACGCAACAGGCCACGTTCGCTGGATGAATGGCGAACCGGCGGCCATCGTGGCGCAGTTGGCCGAGCAAGGCTGCCGTCACCTGTATATCGACGGCGGCCAGACCGTGCAACGCTTCCTGCAGGCCGGCTTGATCGACGAACTGACGATTACGCGCGTGCCGCTGCTGCTGGGCGGCGGTATCCCCTTATTCGACGCCGATGGCCAGGAGCAGCGCCTGCGCCTGCTTGCCGTCACCTCATCGGACAACGGTTTCGTGCAAGAACGCTACGCGGTTCAGCGCGCGCCGTAA
- a CDS encoding MFS transporter, producing the protein MLSHPSPQGVRGILAALSLSMLLSSLGISIANVGLPALATAFHASFQAVQWVLLCYLLAVTTCIIGIGRLGDSLNRRRLLLAGIALFTAASLICTLAPQLWLLLAARLAQGLGGAVMMSIAMALAGEVLGTEKIGRAMGLLGTMSAVGTALGPSLGGALIAGFGWRAMFLINLPLGLLALWLAWRYLPNGPRAATRAEPFDRAGTLLLGGALLCYSLAMTLGRGDFGALNLGLMLGALLAAGLFIRVERRAASPLLAPSMFRHPALTAGLAASALVMTVMTATLVVGPFYLSRALGLSAAQVGLVMSAGPAVAILTGIPAGYLVDRFGSQRIAQLGLAAVAAGAGLLSLLGRWGVLGYVAPIALLTAGYALFQVANNTMLMKDLFPERRGLIAGMVNLSRNLGAITGASAMGALFYLASQQVAGTAAAAAYGMRVTYGVAALLALAALLIAFGGRRLMLRYGAR; encoded by the coding sequence ATGTTATCCCACCCTTCGCCGCAAGGCGTCCGCGGCATACTGGCCGCTCTTTCTCTGAGCATGCTGCTGTCATCGCTTGGCATCAGCATTGCCAACGTCGGGCTGCCGGCGCTCGCCACTGCGTTCCATGCCTCGTTCCAGGCGGTGCAGTGGGTGTTGCTCTGCTATTTGCTGGCCGTCACCACTTGCATTATCGGCATCGGCCGTTTGGGCGACAGCCTCAATCGCCGCCGCCTGCTGCTGGCGGGCATCGCGCTGTTTACCGCCGCTTCGCTGATTTGCACGCTGGCTCCGCAACTGTGGCTGTTGCTGGCGGCGCGCCTGGCGCAGGGGTTGGGGGGCGCAGTCATGATGTCAATCGCCATGGCGCTGGCGGGCGAGGTTCTGGGGACGGAAAAAATCGGCCGCGCGATGGGGCTGCTCGGCACGATGTCAGCCGTGGGCACCGCGCTGGGGCCGTCGTTGGGCGGCGCGCTGATCGCCGGTTTCGGCTGGCGGGCGATGTTCCTGATCAACCTGCCGCTGGGGCTGCTGGCGCTGTGGCTTGCCTGGCGATACTTGCCGAATGGGCCGCGCGCGGCAACGCGCGCGGAACCGTTCGATCGCGCCGGCACGTTGCTGCTGGGCGGCGCATTGCTCTGCTATTCGCTGGCGATGACCCTCGGGCGCGGCGACTTCGGCGCGCTTAACCTGGGGTTGATGTTGGGCGCTCTGCTGGCGGCGGGGTTGTTTATCCGCGTGGAACGCCGCGCCGCATCGCCGTTGCTTGCGCCGTCGATGTTCCGCCATCCGGCCCTGACGGCAGGGCTGGCGGCCAGTGCGCTGGTGATGACGGTGATGACCGCCACGCTGGTGGTCGGGCCGTTCTATCTGTCGCGGGCGCTGGGCTTAAGCGCCGCGCAGGTGGGACTGGTGATGTCGGCGGGACCGGCGGTGGCGATCCTGACCGGCATACCGGCCGGCTATCTGGTGGATCGCTTTGGATCGCAACGCATCGCCCAGCTTGGGCTGGCGGCAGTGGCTGCCGGGGCGGGATTGCTGTCGCTGCTGGGCCGTTGGGGCGTACTTGGCTATGTCGCGCCGATCGCGCTGTTGACCGCCGGCTATGCGCTGTTTCAGGTGGCCAACAACACCATGCTGATGAAGGATCTGTTTCCTGAACGGCGCGGGCTGATCGCCGGCATGGTGAACCTGTCGCGCAATCTGGGGGCGATCACCGGCGCGTCGGCGATGGGGGCGCTGTTTTATCTGGCTTCGCAGCAGGTCGCGGGCACTGCGGCCGCCGCGGCTTACGGCATGCGGGTGACCTACGGCGTGGCGGCGCTGTTGGCATTGGCGGCGTTGCTCATCGCCTTCGGCGGCCGCCGCCTGATGCTGCGTTACGGCGCGCGCTGA
- a CDS encoding oxidoreductase, which produces MKDTARPLQVALIGYGFVGKAFHAPLINAVPGLELSVVASRDAAKVHADLPHAQVIADPLEAIRRPEVDLVVIASPNDTHAPLALAALEAGKHVVVDKPFTLDLAQARALIAAAEKHGRLLSVFQNRRWDSDFLGVKQVIEQGLIGKVTHFESHIDRYRPEVRVRWREQNLPGSGLWFDLGPHMVDQALQLFGLPHSVQANIATLRPNAQINDWAHVVLNYPTHRVILHGSMLVAGGVSRFTVHGEKGSVVKARADGQESQLLAGVTPGSAEWGKDDDAMSLFIGTEPVRTLPTPDGDQRQYYFQVRDALRGAGANPVTAAQALAVMAVLEAATLAAETGVTQPLPLSEAEIAAW; this is translated from the coding sequence ATGAAGGATACCGCTCGACCGTTGCAGGTGGCGCTGATTGGCTACGGCTTTGTCGGCAAGGCGTTTCACGCGCCGCTGATTAACGCGGTGCCGGGGTTGGAACTGAGCGTGGTGGCTTCGCGCGATGCCGCCAAGGTACATGCCGATCTGCCGCACGCGCAGGTGATCGCCGATCCGCTGGAGGCCATCCGCCGGCCGGAGGTGGATTTGGTGGTGATCGCATCGCCGAACGACACCCATGCGCCGCTGGCGCTGGCCGCGCTGGAGGCGGGCAAGCACGTGGTGGTGGATAAGCCGTTTACGCTGGATTTGGCGCAGGCGCGCGCGCTGATTGCCGCGGCGGAGAAGCACGGCCGCCTGCTGTCGGTGTTCCAGAACCGTCGCTGGGACAGCGATTTCCTGGGGGTGAAACAGGTGATCGAGCAGGGGCTGATCGGTAAGGTGACGCACTTTGAGTCCCATATCGACCGCTATCGCCCTGAAGTACGGGTGCGCTGGCGTGAACAAAACCTCCCAGGCAGCGGGCTGTGGTTCGATCTGGGGCCGCACATGGTCGATCAGGCGCTGCAGCTGTTCGGTTTGCCGCACAGCGTGCAGGCCAACATCGCTACGTTGCGCCCCAACGCGCAGATTAACGACTGGGCCCACGTGGTGCTGAACTATCCGACGCACCGCGTGATCCTGCACGGCAGCATGCTGGTGGCGGGTGGCGTCTCACGCTTTACCGTGCACGGCGAGAAAGGCAGCGTGGTCAAAGCGCGCGCCGACGGGCAGGAAAGCCAGCTACTGGCCGGCGTGACGCCGGGTTCGGCGGAGTGGGGCAAAGACGACGACGCGATGAGCCTGTTTATCGGCACGGAGCCGGTGCGCACGCTGCCGACGCCGGATGGCGATCAGCGCCAGTATTACTTCCAGGTGCGCGATGCGTTGCGCGGCGCAGGCGCCAACCCGGTTACCGCGGCGCAGGCGTTGGCGGTGATGGCGGTGCTGGAAGCGGCCACCCTGGCGGCGGAAACCGGTGTGACTCAGCCATTGCCGCTCTCCGAGGCGGAAATCGCCGCCTGGTAA
- a CDS encoding DeoR/GlpR family DNA-binding transcription regulator, with protein MHKAARQRHLLDLLSERGQAAVAELATAIGVSVDTVRRDLADLERQGLAQKHHGGAIALEPSGMPRQARAALLPQVKQRLGRAVAAQIPPGSTLMLDAGSTLLAVAQALRGPATVITASLDIAQCLSDRPEINLILLGGQWDARQRLFAGSATLALLARYRADIALLGACAVHPQLGLSAGEEADAEVKRAMLANSGERWLVADHMKLDRCEPHHVADLAQIQRLFTDRPWDNLDEQSLIELCVVADDR; from the coding sequence ATGCACAAAGCGGCACGACAGCGCCATTTACTGGATTTGCTCAGCGAACGCGGGCAGGCGGCGGTGGCGGAATTGGCCACCGCCATCGGTGTTTCGGTCGATACCGTGCGCCGCGACTTGGCCGATCTCGAGCGGCAAGGGTTGGCGCAGAAACATCACGGCGGCGCGATAGCGCTCGAACCGTCCGGCATGCCGCGCCAGGCGCGCGCTGCGCTGTTGCCGCAGGTCAAGCAGCGGCTTGGCCGCGCGGTGGCCGCGCAGATCCCGCCCGGCAGCACCCTGATGCTGGATGCGGGCAGTACGCTGTTGGCGGTGGCGCAGGCGTTGCGCGGCCCGGCGACGGTGATCACCGCTTCGCTGGATATCGCGCAGTGCCTGAGCGACAGGCCGGAGATCAACCTGATCTTGCTCGGCGGCCAGTGGGATGCGCGCCAGCGGCTGTTCGCCGGCAGCGCCACGCTGGCGTTGCTGGCGCGCTACCGTGCGGATATCGCCTTGCTGGGCGCCTGCGCGGTGCATCCTCAGCTGGGACTGAGCGCCGGCGAAGAGGCCGATGCAGAGGTCAAACGCGCCATGCTGGCTAACAGCGGCGAGCGCTGGCTGGTGGCCGACCATATGAAACTGGACCGCTGCGAACCGCATCACGTTGCGGATCTGGCGCAGATCCAACGCCTGTTTACCGATCGCCCGTGGGACAACCTGGACGAACAATCATTGATTGAACTTTGTGTCGTCGCCGACGACCGCTAG
- a CDS encoding alpha/beta hydrolase, producing the protein MKIDLMFDDTAARAVQYNARASVEDFDACMAEYAALAQRAKAQTPGIYDLRYGMSAAERLDLFPACTQPAPLLIFIHGGYWHSQRKEEACSMAAAFAQRGVAVATLEYTLAPEATLAEIVHEVRSAVAWLYHHGAPFGIDPARIFVSGSSAGGHLCGMLIADGWQQRYRLPPDAIKGALALSGLYDLRPLCDIYINDWLHLTPEQAQTLSPLFLLPEKDHAPQILLDVGQRETQGFKNQTQAYYDACLARGLDVQLLADRHCNHFTLVNELADAESAMFRQVMAMIDATQR; encoded by the coding sequence ATGAAAATCGACCTGATGTTCGACGATACCGCCGCCAGAGCGGTGCAATACAACGCCCGCGCGTCGGTGGAGGATTTTGACGCCTGCATGGCGGAATACGCCGCGCTGGCCCAGCGCGCCAAGGCACAGACGCCCGGCATTTACGATCTGCGTTACGGCATGAGCGCCGCCGAGCGCCTCGATCTGTTCCCGGCCTGCACGCAGCCCGCCCCGCTGCTGATCTTTATTCATGGCGGCTACTGGCATTCACAGCGCAAAGAGGAAGCCTGTTCGATGGCCGCCGCGTTTGCCCAGCGCGGCGTGGCCGTCGCCACGCTGGAATACACGCTGGCGCCAGAAGCGACGCTGGCGGAGATCGTGCACGAGGTGCGCAGCGCCGTCGCCTGGCTTTATCATCACGGGGCGCCTTTCGGCATCGATCCGGCGCGCATTTTCGTCAGCGGCAGTTCGGCCGGCGGCCACCTGTGCGGCATGCTGATCGCCGACGGCTGGCAACAACGCTATCGCCTGCCGCCCGACGCGATCAAAGGCGCGCTGGCGCTGAGCGGCCTCTACGATTTGCGCCCGCTGTGCGATATCTACATCAACGACTGGCTGCATCTGACGCCCGAACAGGCGCAAACCCTCAGCCCGCTGTTTCTGCTGCCGGAGAAAGACCATGCGCCGCAGATCCTGCTCGACGTCGGCCAACGCGAAACGCAAGGGTTCAAAAACCAGACGCAGGCCTATTATGACGCCTGCCTGGCGCGCGGCCTCGACGTTCAATTGCTGGCCGATCGCCACTGCAATCACTTTACGCTGGTCAACGAACTGGCCGATGCGGAAAGCGCGATGTTCCGGCAGGTGATGGCGATGATTGACGCAACGCAGCGGTAG
- a CDS encoding MFS transporter — translation MRLMPPIFFIALGLFGVYCIEFGVVGILPQIIARYGISTAQAGWLVGIFALTIALLGPLLVLLASRFNRKRMLLIALAVFAAASALAAQADSFAMLMLLRIVPALFHPIYFSLAMVAAAALYPPHLATKATAYAFIGTSMGMVLGIPLTQWIAGQFSYEASFRFCALVNLLAALGLLWRLPDAAVQRLSYGKQLAILRSGTLWLNIITCVLIFAAMFAVYAYAAEYLSREAGIGAAAIGFLLVVFGVGGVAGNLLAGKGLSRHRAVTVLLHPIALIVAYALLYRYGSANIGSMTVLCLYWGAVHTSGLIVTQVWLTSEAPQAPAFATGLYIAFINLGVAVGALTGGWFIAAWGLQGSLLCGAMFAALAAIAIAARLRLQRQATAALRQSSPSPAGTSRFPHRPVR, via the coding sequence ATGCGCCTGATGCCACCGATTTTCTTCATCGCGCTGGGGCTGTTCGGCGTCTACTGCATCGAGTTCGGCGTGGTGGGCATTTTGCCGCAGATCATCGCACGGTATGGCATCTCCACGGCGCAGGCCGGCTGGCTGGTCGGGATCTTCGCCCTGACCATCGCGCTGCTCGGGCCGCTGTTGGTGCTGCTGGCGTCGCGTTTCAATCGCAAACGCATGTTGTTGATCGCGTTGGCCGTGTTTGCGGCAGCCAGCGCGCTGGCCGCTCAGGCGGACAGCTTTGCCATGCTGATGCTGCTGCGCATTGTGCCGGCGTTGTTTCATCCGATCTATTTTTCACTGGCCATGGTGGCGGCCGCGGCGCTTTATCCGCCGCATCTGGCCACCAAAGCAACCGCCTATGCGTTTATCGGCACCAGCATGGGCATGGTGTTGGGGATACCATTGACGCAATGGATCGCCGGGCAGTTCAGCTATGAGGCGTCGTTCCGATTTTGCGCGCTGGTAAACCTTCTGGCGGCGTTGGGATTGCTGTGGCGCTTGCCTGATGCGGCCGTGCAGCGCCTCAGCTATGGCAAACAGTTGGCAATCCTGCGCAGCGGCACGCTGTGGTTGAATATCATTACCTGCGTGCTGATCTTTGCCGCGATGTTCGCCGTCTACGCTTATGCGGCCGAGTACCTCAGCCGTGAAGCCGGCATTGGCGCCGCCGCCATCGGCTTTCTTCTGGTGGTGTTCGGTGTGGGCGGCGTCGCGGGCAATCTGTTGGCCGGCAAGGGGTTGAGCCGCCATCGTGCAGTGACGGTGCTGCTGCATCCGATAGCCTTGATTGTGGCTTATGCGCTGCTGTATCGCTACGGCAGCGCGAATATCGGTTCGATGACGGTGCTTTGTCTGTATTGGGGAGCGGTGCACACCAGCGGTTTGATCGTGACGCAGGTCTGGTTGACATCCGAAGCGCCGCAGGCGCCAGCGTTCGCCACCGGGCTGTATATCGCCTTTATCAATCTGGGGGTGGCGGTGGGGGCGCTGACGGGCGGCTGGTTTATCGCCGCGTGGGGGCTACAGGGCAGCCTGCTGTGTGGGGCCATGTTTGCCGCACTGGCGGCGATCGCGATTGCCGCCAGGCTGCGGTTGCAACGGCAGGCTACCGCTGCGTTGCGTCAATCATCGCCATCACCTGCCGGAACATCGCGCTTTCCGCATCGGCCAGTTCGTTGA
- a CDS encoding serine hydrolase domain-containing protein produces MNEYGSSANAIEQALREKRLVGAVVLVAQGGEIVYRRAAGMADREAGKPMALNTLFRLASVSKPIVSTAALALMAQGAMRLDDPITRWLPNFRPRLADGTAPLMTLRHLMTHTAGLSYRFFQPEGGFYAQLGVSDGMDEASVSLQENVRRIACAPLLAAPGAAWRYSIATDVLGAAIEQASGLPLAQAVKKWVTGPLAMTDTDFLAVDAARLAAAYADHPGEPRRLRQPDRLPFIDGSAGFHLSPARALDPLAYASGGAGMVGSAEDFLRLLEALRQGGGQVLPAEWVMALTTNQIGDLPMPFWPGRGFGLGITVLKDPIAAQTPESVGSWRMGGTYGHSWFVDPARQLSVVAFTNTALEGMSGAFVGEICQAVYAATGAMQCA; encoded by the coding sequence ATGAATGAATACGGATCCTCTGCCAACGCGATTGAGCAAGCCTTGCGCGAAAAACGATTGGTTGGCGCGGTCGTTTTGGTGGCGCAGGGCGGTGAGATCGTTTATCGCCGCGCGGCGGGCATGGCAGATCGCGAAGCGGGCAAGCCGATGGCGCTCAATACGCTGTTTCGTCTGGCTTCGGTATCCAAACCGATCGTGTCCACGGCGGCGCTGGCATTGATGGCGCAAGGCGCCATGCGGTTAGACGATCCGATCACCCGTTGGCTGCCGAATTTTCGCCCGCGGCTGGCGGATGGCACCGCTCCGTTGATGACGCTACGGCATCTCATGACCCACACCGCCGGACTAAGCTACCGCTTTTTCCAGCCGGAAGGGGGATTCTATGCCCAGCTGGGCGTCTCCGACGGCATGGATGAAGCGTCTGTCAGCCTGCAGGAGAACGTGCGGCGTATTGCCTGCGCCCCTTTGCTGGCTGCGCCCGGCGCGGCGTGGCGCTATTCCATCGCCACCGATGTCCTGGGCGCGGCGATCGAACAGGCGAGCGGCCTGCCGCTGGCGCAGGCAGTAAAAAAATGGGTGACCGGGCCGCTGGCGATGACGGATACCGATTTCCTTGCGGTGGACGCCGCGCGCCTGGCGGCCGCTTACGCCGACCATCCCGGCGAGCCGCGCCGTTTGCGCCAACCGGATCGTTTACCGTTCATCGATGGCAGCGCCGGTTTTCATCTGTCGCCGGCGCGAGCGTTGGATCCGTTGGCTTACGCCTCAGGCGGCGCCGGCATGGTCGGCTCGGCGGAGGATTTCCTGCGCCTGCTGGAAGCGTTGCGCCAGGGGGGCGGGCAGGTGCTGCCGGCCGAATGGGTGATGGCGCTGACCACCAACCAAATCGGCGATTTGCCGATGCCGTTTTGGCCGGGGCGTGGTTTCGGCCTCGGCATTACCGTACTGAAAGACCCCATCGCCGCGCAAACGCCGGAGTCCGTTGGCAGCTGGCGAATGGGCGGCACCTATGGCCACTCGTGGTTCGTCGATCCCGCCCGGCAACTGAGCGTGGTGGCGTTTACCAACACGGCGCTGGAGGGCATGTCCGGCGCCTTTGTCGGCGAGATTTGTCAGGCGGTCTATGCCGCGACGGGAGCGATGCAATGCGCCTGA
- a CDS encoding LysR family transcriptional regulator yields MDNLSGVNVFVQAAETLSFVEAGRVLGISASAVGKSVARLENRLGARLFHRSTRSMTLTAEGRLFLHRCQRILGELAAAEREISDTHSAPRGKLRVSLPLVGGLLNPVLAEFVRRYPEIELETDFSDRRVAVIEEGFDAVIRVGDTEDSRLMSRQLGTFHLQLVAAPEYLRRAGIPRQPAELRDHACLLYRFPTTGKVETWPVAGGDKLLDEGLGKRTVCNTVDTLIYLAEQGLGIACLPDFAVREALERRRLQTVLGDHCRHSGSLKILWPSSKHLTPRLRAFIDIMSVRLFSA; encoded by the coding sequence ATGGATAATCTGTCTGGGGTGAACGTCTTTGTGCAGGCCGCAGAGACGCTGAGTTTCGTAGAGGCCGGGCGCGTGCTCGGCATTTCCGCTTCCGCAGTGGGGAAAAGCGTCGCCCGCCTGGAAAATCGGCTGGGCGCGCGTCTGTTCCACCGCAGCACGCGCAGCATGACGCTGACCGCAGAAGGCCGGCTGTTTCTGCACCGCTGCCAGCGCATTCTCGGGGAATTGGCGGCGGCGGAACGGGAAATCAGCGATACGCACAGCGCGCCGCGCGGCAAGCTGCGTGTCAGTTTGCCGCTGGTGGGCGGCCTGCTGAATCCGGTGCTGGCGGAATTTGTCCGGCGTTACCCGGAGATTGAGCTGGAAACCGATTTTTCCGACCGTCGAGTCGCGGTGATCGAAGAAGGGTTCGATGCGGTGATCCGCGTGGGCGATACCGAGGATTCTCGCTTAATGAGCCGCCAACTGGGCACGTTTCACCTACAGCTGGTGGCGGCGCCAGAGTATCTGCGCCGAGCGGGAATACCCCGCCAACCGGCAGAACTGCGCGATCACGCCTGCCTGTTATACAGATTCCCCACCACCGGCAAAGTCGAGACCTGGCCGGTGGCGGGCGGAGATAAACTGCTCGACGAAGGCCTGGGCAAGCGCACGGTATGCAACACCGTCGACACGCTGATTTACCTGGCGGAACAGGGCCTGGGCATCGCCTGCTTGCCCGATTTCGCGGTGCGAGAGGCGCTGGAGCGTCGGCGGCTCCAAACGGTGCTTGGCGACCACTGCCGACACAGTGGCAGTCTCAAAATTCTCTGGCCTTCAAGCAAACATCTTACACCGCGTCTCAGGGCATTTATCGACATCATGAGCGTTCGCCTTTTCTCGGCCTGA
- a CDS encoding MmgE/PrpD family protein — protein sequence MSLPITAQFAHLILNSQPDENALSAARRGVKDYFACALPIARGALSDAGLAAIGKTFPPNGSENRALRYGYVSHALDFDDYHPALRGHPSTVVLSALLALNGESDDVTELLTAYVIGVEAAGRLGLAAGTQHYALGFHSTATLGAVAACAAVARYLQLDQRQTQIALGLAATQAAGLRSQFGSAAKPLHAGLAARNAVNAALLAQAGFIGQPEGVLDSLLTSHGGGRQKPECLTAGWGTPWRILQPGLEFKRYPTCGGTHSAAEAALALRARLLAQGDALAEIAQVEVSFPPGADTAPFIRQPATGVEARFSLEYVIADALYHGEVPLTHYGEQPVDAAIAALAAKVERHADPAAPPDALDPEMRFHRLTLTLQDGRQISDIVTRKQTAARPTDLDAKLRAILQLLPGLEGESVIRDCALMSPGALPRLIALLN from the coding sequence TTGTCATTACCGATAACCGCCCAATTCGCCCATCTGATATTGAACAGCCAGCCGGATGAAAACGCCCTGTCAGCCGCTCGCCGCGGCGTGAAAGATTACTTCGCCTGCGCGCTGCCGATTGCCCGCGGGGCGTTGAGCGATGCAGGTCTGGCAGCGATCGGTAAGACGTTTCCGCCGAACGGCAGCGAGAACCGCGCACTGCGCTATGGCTATGTCAGCCACGCGTTGGACTTCGATGATTACCATCCTGCGCTGCGTGGCCATCCGAGCACCGTAGTGCTCTCAGCCCTGCTGGCGCTGAACGGTGAGAGTGACGATGTCACTGAGCTGTTAACCGCCTATGTCATCGGCGTAGAGGCCGCTGGCCGGCTGGGATTGGCCGCTGGCACGCAACATTACGCGCTGGGTTTTCACAGCACCGCCACCCTGGGCGCGGTCGCCGCCTGCGCCGCCGTGGCGCGTTATCTGCAGCTTGACCAGCGGCAGACGCAGATTGCTCTGGGCCTGGCGGCCACGCAGGCAGCGGGCCTGCGCAGCCAGTTCGGTTCGGCGGCCAAACCGCTGCACGCCGGGCTGGCGGCACGCAACGCGGTCAACGCCGCCCTGCTGGCTCAGGCCGGCTTCATCGGCCAACCGGAGGGCGTGCTGGACAGCCTGCTGACTTCCCACGGCGGCGGCCGGCAAAAACCGGAATGCCTGACCGCCGGCTGGGGCACGCCCTGGCGCATCCTGCAGCCGGGGCTGGAGTTCAAGCGGTACCCGACTTGCGGTGGCACTCACAGCGCGGCCGAGGCGGCGCTCGCCCTGCGCGCGCGGCTGCTGGCACAAGGCGACGCCCTTGCGGAGATCGCACAGGTTGAGGTCAGTTTTCCGCCCGGCGCAGATACTGCGCCCTTTATTCGCCAACCGGCCACCGGTGTGGAAGCGCGCTTTAGCCTCGAATACGTCATCGCCGATGCGCTATACCACGGCGAGGTCCCGCTGACGCATTACGGCGAGCAGCCTGTCGATGCGGCTATCGCCGCCCTGGCGGCAAAAGTTGAGCGTCATGCCGATCCCGCAGCCCCGCCGGACGCGCTCGATCCGGAGATGCGCTTCCATCGCCTGACCCTGACGCTGCAGGACGGGAGGCAAATAAGTGACATAGTCACAAGAAAGCAAACCGCCGCCCGGCCGACAGACCTCGACGCCAAGCTGCGCGCCATTCTGCAGCTGCTTCCGGGCCTCGAAGGCGAGAGCGTTATCCGCGACTGCGCCCTTATGTCCCCTGGCGCGCTGCCGCGACTGATTGCATTGTTAAATTAA
- a CDS encoding LLM class flavin-dependent oxidoreductase, which produces MSTSPSTPSRQLRLGLFVQALGHHIGGWRAEGASGSPTDIDWFSWIAKKAEEGTFDMFFVGDALATSVHRLPSTMSRLEPLTLLAALAVNTRHIGLAATASTTFDQPFHLARAMASIDHISHGRAAWNVVTSFSSDAARNFSREDLPSHAERYEVAREFLEASYKLWDGWEKDAIVRDKQNGVYAIDEKIHAANHKGKHFSVQGPLNISRSPQGRPVIIEAGSSPAGQQLAAETAEVVFTAAASLEEGQAFYRSQKKYVADAGRNPDHLLILPGVMPIVGRTKEEAQETWYQLNQLVDIDNGIEQLSARFGFDLSDYPLDGPVPNVGATEGGQSRVKLLTDLAARENLTLRELAAVAAGSRGHRVVVGTAEEIADDFQLWLEQQGADGFNIMPAVLPNQLELFVELVIPELRRRGLFREEYQHATLRENLGLPEPAINFANVKSA; this is translated from the coding sequence ATGAGTACTTCACCTTCAACACCATCGCGCCAACTCCGTCTCGGCCTGTTCGTTCAGGCGCTGGGGCACCACATCGGGGGATGGCGCGCAGAAGGCGCCAGCGGTTCACCGACCGATATCGACTGGTTCTCCTGGATCGCAAAAAAAGCCGAAGAAGGCACCTTCGATATGTTCTTCGTCGGCGACGCGTTGGCAACCAGCGTGCACCGCCTGCCCTCGACGATGTCACGCCTGGAGCCGCTGACGCTGCTCGCGGCGCTGGCGGTCAACACCCGCCATATCGGGCTGGCGGCGACCGCCTCCACTACGTTCGATCAACCCTTCCACCTGGCACGCGCCATGGCCTCCATCGACCATATCAGCCACGGCCGCGCCGCCTGGAACGTGGTGACCTCTTTCTCCAGCGATGCGGCGCGCAACTTCAGCCGTGAAGATCTGCCGTCGCACGCCGAACGCTATGAAGTGGCGCGGGAATTCCTCGAGGCCAGCTACAAACTGTGGGACGGCTGGGAAAAAGACGCCATCGTGCGCGACAAGCAAAATGGCGTGTACGCCATCGACGAGAAAATCCACGCCGCCAACCATAAGGGCAAGCATTTCTCGGTGCAGGGCCCGCTGAACATTTCCCGCTCGCCGCAAGGACGGCCGGTGATCATTGAGGCCGGCTCTTCCCCGGCCGGCCAGCAGCTGGCGGCGGAAACCGCCGAAGTGGTGTTCACCGCCGCCGCCAGCCTGGAAGAAGGACAAGCTTTCTACCGCAGTCAGAAAAAATACGTGGCCGACGCCGGCCGCAACCCGGACCACCTGCTGATCCTGCCAGGTGTGATGCCGATTGTCGGGCGTACCAAAGAAGAAGCGCAGGAAACCTGGTATCAGCTGAATCAACTGGTGGATATCGATAACGGCATTGAGCAGCTGTCGGCGCGCTTTGGTTTCGATTTGAGCGATTATCCGCTGGACGGCCCGGTGCCGAACGTGGGCGCCACCGAAGGCGGCCAAAGCCGCGTGAAACTGCTGACCGATCTGGCCGCGCGGGAAAACCTGACGCTGCGTGAGCTGGCGGCCGTCGCGGCCGGTTCGCGCGGCCACCGCGTGGTGGTAGGCACCGCCGAAGAGATCGCCGACGACTTCCAGCTGTGGCTGGAACAGCAAGGCGCAGACGGCTTCAACATCATGCCGGCGGTATTGCCCAACCAGCTGGAACTGTTCGTCGAGCTGGTGATCCCGGAGCTGCGTCGCCGTGGCCTGTTCCGTGAAGAGTATCAGCATGCAACCCTGCGTGAAAACCTGGGTCTGCCGGAACCGGCAATCAACTTCGCTAACGTAAAATCGGCTTAA